AGCGCTGCCTTTggaatgtgtgcctgtgtactgtgtgtgcctCTTTGTGTAGGGGTGttggtgattgtgtgtgtgtgtgtgtgtgtgtgtgtgtgtgtgtcctactTAACAGCAAGTGACAGTAACGGTAACAGCCACTCTCAGTCTGTGACTGAATAAGAACTCATAGACTGGCATCTGGGGCTCCGCCCACGCCACAGCGTAATGGCGGTGTGATTTTGCGAGCCCGTCTGaagccctcctctctccacccccccacagcGGACCTGAAGGAGGATCTGGACGCGTACGTCCGTCAGAACCTCCCCGGGAAGGTGAAGCTGGTTCGGAACCAGAGACGCGAGGGTCTGATCAGGGGCAGGGTGATCGGGGCGTCCCACGCCACAGGTAAGCGCTGACATGCTCAGTTCTCTCCGGCTCCACGTGACAGCTCCATAACTCCTGTGAGGAAGTGGCGCGGTAACACTCCGCGCCACTTCCTCACAGGTAACACAGTTCTGAGATTGCCTAACCTCAGGTTCTTTCCTTTACTGGTGTCTTGTGGAAAAAGCCACACGCTGAGGCTCAACATTGCAAATTTACCAAGCATTTTACCCTTTTATCCTGCATGGTGTGTGTAAAGCTCATGGTGTACCATCATGTTtgatttcccatgatgctctgtATCCCCTGTGAAGTTTCCCCTAACAAACACTATTGAATATCTGTGCAGTAATGGCAACATCACACCTGAGAACTCTTAAGTTGGCTTGCATTTGTATGTATAGGGCTTTAATTCAACGCTCTTTGTATACAGAATTTTTGCTTTAAGCTTTAAGTTTGATTAGGCTAATGGTTTGTGGAAAGCATACTTTTCTGGTCACAAATGCAAGTTTTCACACATTAAACTGTAGTTCTACATGGAAATCTCAGAATCTTGTCAGAATGAGTGGTTATACAGAAGAAAAGAATATCATGGGGGCTGAATGTCTTTACATATGCAGCTGTATCCCCAAATGAAGCTCTCTGCAGTCCACCCACACATCATGTTCCTCCCCTGGTCTCTGATTGGTTGGTTTGGTATTTCCACTAAACTGTGATTTGACGGTGGTGGTTACCCCTTGCTTGACCCACTCCCACATCCCACACTTTGATTGGGTCGTGGTGATGCACTCCCTGATTGGTCCTTGCTCCGGCAGGGGAGGTGCTGGTGTTCCTGGACAGCCACTGCGAGGTGAACGAGATGTGGCTTCAGCCTCTGCTGACGCCCATCAAGGAGGACCGGCGCACGGTGGTGTGCCCCGTCATCGACATCATCAGTGCTGACACCCTCATCTACAGCCCCTCCCCCATCGTCCGGGGCGGCTTCAACTGGGGGCTCCACTTCAAGTGGGACCCCGTGCCCCTGTCCGAGCTCAACAGCCCCGACGGAGCCGTCGCGCCAATCAGGTACCCGTGGGAAGCTCTCGAACCCGACCCCCCGCTTCCTCTGACCCACCCCCCTGCTTCCTGTGGACCCCCCCtgcccctacacacacacacgtctggCATTACCCATggtgagagagaatgaaagagacagggagagacagaagagtCTAATAGCATGTACAGGTGATTTGCTGTGTGTTGAATTGACCAGATTTACTTGCCATTCTATTATCAAGGGTgatgtgcattttaaagcatGGTAGagttcagaaaacaaataagcagACCTAATGCAAAACAGTACCACACAACCACCTGAACAGCAACAAGAATGTAGCATATCCCAGAGTGTAGCAATATGAGTCTtagttacattgcattcattttcaccagTGCAGTTAAtagatattacattattgtcatttagtaggcACTCCTATcgagagtgacttacataggtaataaatgtatccatttatgcagctggatatttactgacgcaattgtgggttaagtaccttgcccaagggtacagcagcagtgccccagcggagaaTAAAGCTAGCGACTGTTCGGTGTTGAGCCCAGCTCCTTATCGTTATGCCAGACATCTTCCAGATATACAGGCTCAGCTGGTCTTAAGAACCAGGGGTGTTACTCTGTTACTGCTATCCGTTATTATAAGAATATTGTATGTAGTGCTGGAAAAATACCATGCAAAGTACATGCTGCTGAGACAGTGAAGCCGGTGCGTGTTGAATGTGTTGAGTTTTCgctgtgtgtgatgtctgtgGGTAGAGCTGGTCTGTCTGTAGGTACAGCTGCcaaagctctgttttttttaacactagATTAAAAATTGAAGTAACAAACTTCAACATTTCCACTGAATTCCTCAACGCTgagacacatgcacagcaaaCACTGAGGTATCAGTGTTCAGACACTgaaggaaaagaggagaaaaggtgATGAGGGGAACGATTAAAAACCACAGACGGAAAAACCAGAGAGACTTTTCCACGgtctcttttttctttataaCAGTAAATGCCTCGGTGATGCAACCGAGCTTTCACAACCCTGGAGGAAGTGTGAGACGGAGGGAGTGGCTGTCCGGGAGCGGCGATGAGGCTGTCGAAACTGGTCATCTCGCTGACCGCGGAACTGACCTTTTCTCCTGCAGTCTGTCTCAGCAGCACTTCTTAACTGGTGCCTcttgtaatatttaaaattgttttgtgaaGCTGTGGGCTCTATCTTGATTATCTGgttgggcaaaaaaaaaatcccagtgtCTCTGCTGAGTCCTGTGATCCTCTCCTGAGGGATGATGGGATACCtacagagagctgtgctgtcCTCACTGCCCTCGCTCTTTTCAGAGCTTGTTTACCGTGgtaaaattgtttttcattcttattGGTGAAAACACCAGTCTTAAAGAAGGGAACGTTATTTTCCAGGATTCCATGTTCCATTAACGTTGCTGCAAGTACAAGAGTGAAATCCTGGCTGTTGTGTGGCTTGGTGGAACTACAGCCCTGATGCCCGATCAGCAGATGGGCGTGGCCCTCTGGGACATCAACAAACTGGTGCTGAGACCTGTGGAGAAATCACCCCTGTCATTCAGGGAGCGATTACAGAGACAGATTTTGACCAGCGGGTTGCAGTTTCCAATACTAGGCATTGCACTGCAATTGAGTTTGCCACAAGTGACACCGCACACTCTTAGCTGTtttcacaattacattacatccatagtcttacataggctacagttttatccatttatacatctggatatttactgaggcggtgccctggcagggaatcaaaccagcagcctttcggttgcgagtcctgctctgtaccactgcaccacactccTGCCACCAGGTGAACAGGGGGCGCCAGACACTGAAATTCTACGGCAGTCAGCACCGGGCAGAACAGAAACCCACTGAAGGCTTTCTGTGGAAAAGGGCCTTGGGTGAGAGCAGGGTCTGACTGCGTTCTGTGTAGGTGTGCCCCTAAGCGAAATGCCCACGCAGAAGCCCAGGCCGTGGCGGTGCTCTCGCCTCGGCGCCATTAAACAGATCAGGCGTGGGTGGTTGCGTGGCCCAGCGGTTACAGAATCCGGGCTCTTAACCagcaggttgcaggtttgattgcAGCCTAGAGCAAGGCGATTAATCTGAGTTCCAGCTATGTAATACTGAAGTATAATAcagttacatttgcatttacatgcattcattCGGCAGCTAATTTTATTCAGAACAATTTACAAGAAGTGAAGTCGGTAGCGCTAGGCAATCCGCTGCAGAGACACTGAGTCATTAGTGCTGTCTTTAAAAcacagggcattgtgggaaatctTGCCACAAGGGTTGAAAGTGCTGTTGTAGGAGGCTCAAACTTTAAATAATGACCGCAAATTTCCAGACGCAAGGGTTGTACCTCCACAAGTTTATATCTCCACAACATGTTTACCACTGAGCTTATGCTGCTCGCTGCAGGCTGGTGATGCtttgatgtttgtgtgtctccaTCGTGCAGGTCTCCGACGATGGCCGGCGGCCTGTTCGCCATGGACAGGAAGTACTTCAACGAGCTGGGCCAGTACGACAGCGGTATGGATATCTGGGGAGGCGAGAACCTGGAGATCTCCTTCAGGGTAAGGACCTCCGTTCCCCTGGGGGGTGATCTGATCCCCTGGAAATCTCCTTCAGGGTTAGGACCTCCGTGCCCCTAGGAGGCGATCTGATCCCCTGAATATCTCCTTCAGGGTAAGGACCTCCGTGCCCCTAGGTTGTGATCTGATCCCCTGGGGATCTTCGTCGGGGTTAGGACCTCCGTGCCCCTAGGGGCCAGTCTGTTCCCCTGGAGATCTCCTTCAGGGTGAATACCACCATGCCCCCAGGGGATGGTCTAATCCATGGGGCTGTTCTGCTAACTACCGGCCCGTCGGCCACCAGTCAGAATTCGTCAACGTCATCCATGTTGTTTTCCTTCAAAAGTTTTCCCTCCTCTGATTCACTCGCTAAATCAAATCGTGTGAATCCAATTGAGGATTTCCCTGAAGGAAgggggggaaagaaaaacaagtaaaaataaacagccaatGGCATAATGCCTCACTGTGTTGAAATGAGATTTTATTTAAAGTAGGAGTGCCAGAAATGACATGTTAGTTGGCTACGCGATCGTGTCTGACCCAAACATTCCTGTTTCTTTATAAAGCGCTCTCGACTCACTCCTGTTACCACATAACAGTCGctcataatttattttccatttctggaAGCCAGCGCCTCGGGGCACTTTCCTTTGCACTTCATTTTTGTGCTCTAATGTCCACGGCTCTACCATGGTCCAGCAGACAGTAAGCATCACAAAGGGAGCCAGAGCAATTTGGCTCTATTTGCCGAGTGAATTGTCCTTTTGAGGGACAGTATATCTTGTCCTGAACCATCACTTTACACTCCTAGACAGACTCCAGGCATGATGCTGTTCTGGTTATGAGAACAGGGTGCACACAGCACACGGGTCCAGTGTGCTGGACTATCAGCAGGTGGGAATGACATACGGTTCTGACCTGGTCTGGTCCTGACCCGGCAGATCTGGATGTGCGGGGGCCAGCTCCTCATCATCCCCTGCTCACGGGTGGGGCACATCTTCCGAAAGAGACGGCCCTACGGCTCGCCTGGAGGTCAGGACACCATGGCCCACAACTCCCTGCGGCTGGCCCACGTCTGGATGGATGAGTACAAGGTGGGTGGAGGGTGTACGggtctggggggagggggggggggggggttatgggcGTGAGCTGATGGTAGCATGTAGCCActgaagggagagggggtgcaGGTAGTCAGTAAAGAAGTAGTCACAGATAGAAAAGGTGGGAGGGGTAACAGCTGATATCTGGATGTAGTCATTAAAGGGACTGAGGGAGGGTGCGTGGCGTGGGGGCACAGCTACAAGGCTTTAGGCTTTCTACTCCCAGAACTCCAGCTGTTTCTACAGGCTGAGGTTTGTAGTGTGCAATCTTCATTTCATAAaccagatgcacacagacaggcttcTCAGCATTCTCTCACTCCCTGAGCTTGGTATAATGGGTAAAAACCATCTGCACAACCAGCTGTGCTGATCTCAAAATTGCATTTTAGGCCCGTCCTACCAGCACAACCTCTGCACTTACCCGTGAGTGCTGGGGATAGGGAGTGcgtctctctcacacccacataCCTGTAGAGGCTGTTTTtcaaactacaagtcccacaatgcatcacagtGAAGCGAGTGCCATTTGGAGGATAGGCGCATTTCTGTCGACGTCCATCTCTACTGAGTGGTTCACAGGTGCCTGCGCTGAGTTGCAGGGTGAGATAAGGAGACCCTTCTgacgaacccccccccccagtggaacaaagctTTGGGCTCCCTGTCCTTTTCGGCTAGGGGTTGAATCCGGGGTGTAGGGCTCAGTCTGTGCTTAGAAGGAGCAGCTTGGCTGCCTGAGCCATGTGAGTTacgtgggcagcagtgtagcttagtggtttaggagcaggacttgtaaccaaagggtttctggttcaattccccgataaggagcagggctcaacACCGAACAGTTGCTAGCTTTATTctccgctggggcactactgctttacccttaggcaaggcacttaacccacagttgtctcagtaaacgtccagctgtataaatggataacatcgtaaaaacctgtaactgatgtaagtcgctctggataagagtgtctgctaaacaccagtaatgtaatgtgagcgAATATGTATCTGGACAATAATGAATGGGCTGAAGGTCTCAACAATAGCAGCCTCGAGTGCAGTGctaaatatgcatatatatacatgtaaatatgcaCATCTACGCAGCATTTCTCAGGAACAGGACAGATACTGCTACAGGTAGCATTCCAGTGTAGGTGAAAGTGCTTTAATAACTTCATTCCCTTAAGGACAGACAGCATGTGACACCCCTTACAGGGACTGATTCATCTGTAATCTGAGCAAATGATTACAAGCTTTAAAAGTTTTAACAGCATctaaacagagagagggagtgagagcgCTGCTTGCTAATTCAGTTACACATTGACATTCGCTGACTTATTTAACCACGGGCTTGACTGCGGCCATGTAATTGCTGCGTTCTGGCTTGGTAATGAGCCCGGCTTTTGTGCTTCACACGAGCCAACAAAAACCCCATCCGTGGCTCTTTCGGGTCTTTCTGCAGATCACAGTCGGAATGTGACCGTAATGCGGTCAGAGAAGGTTACTCGCTGCGAGTTAGTGTGAGCGCAGGCTAAGCTGCGCCTTTGTGTGGGTGAGGGACGTTAAGAGGCACTTTGCTCGAGTTGAAGGGTTTAGCGTCAGGATCATCTCATCGTCGGCTGATGGTTAGCGTGGCGGGTTCCCGCGGTGCTAGAGGGTAGCCAGGGAGAGATTAGGAgggctgtgtttctgcacacaGTCTACCTGGTCCTCGGGTAAGAGTGGCGGGGAACAGAAAGTGGAGGTTTGTGGTGGCTTGTGGAGGCTTGTGGTGGTCTCTGGTGGTCTCTGGTGGCTTGTGGTGGTCTGTGGTTGTGGGATGGGGGCCAGGCGGGGTGGGGCGCGAGTGCTTTTGGACTTTTGGACTTCGTCCTGACACACTCATCCGCAGTGTAAACAGAGGCCTGGCGATCGCTCTGTAGGCCCCAGGCGAGATGTGGCTTCAGCGGAGAGAGGCGTGGGTGTGCGGTTCATGTGGCTCATACCGACTCGCTTCAGTGGATTTGGACTTATGCAACTCTAGAGTACATCTCTGACTGTATCATCTCCACACTGAAATATCTGGCCCAGtttgaagagaaaataattgcttatgtgttgtttttttttttttttttttgcaatgtttgcCTCTAATTTGGTCTCAGGGgtattttttacaatgtcttTGTTATCCTCATACTCATGCATTGtctggaaaattatttttcaataagaGGTTCCAAGGTTTCGGGATTCAAAGGGATTACTTCAGGGAGTTATTTATGGATTAGTGGAGAGCTACgaaataaaaatttaatgttttatgataCACACTCTCTATCAAGCACTGCTGGTATGGAGCATTCCAAACCATGTCCTTGAAGCTTTTCAGCCATGAATCTGTCTCCCCTCCAGACCATGATGCAGGCTGGCCTCCCTGTCAGACCCAGCTTTTCATTACAGTAGACATAAAAGGAGATATACAGCACAACACTTCAGAAGGAGCTGTTGTAACTCGTATCACGTACAAATGCCAGTAATTATGTAGCATCATCTCGTGcaagtgtgtcagtgtgaggtTTCTACATAGTggtgatttaatttaaattaactGATTGATTAATGAGTTATTGACTGAAATACGCTTGGAGCATGACCTGCTGAATGAGCGaggtttgcttttccatttgatttttgaACAGTTGAATGGTCAGctcttttttttatatcttcATCCGCTCATGAAAAGCTCTGGCCTGGCATCAAATGCTTGATCAGACCGTcagatcaaattaaaatgtttctccTCTGAGAGAGCATTTTGCGTCTGAGGAGAATGttctttgtgttgtgctgtgaaaCACAGCGTTAAGCTGGCGCCGTTGTGGtgatgtttgttgtttgattgTTGTTAGTTTATTTTTGGCTGCCTGCAGGACAGAGGTGGCTGAAGTCCTGCCAGAGAGAGCAGGTTCCACAGAACAGCTGTGCGGTCAAAGGGGAGCCAGAAGGCAGGGCcgtggtgcattctgggaaaaccAGGCAGTCGTGGgacaaaaggggggggggcagaaagggCTACAGGCGAAGCCATAGCGTGAGCAGAGATGTGTGCCGTATGTACTGTCTCACAGACAAGATGGATGGAGATGATACGTCGTCGCTCTCATTCTCTATCACGGCTCTAATTGGTCTCCAGGGAAACGAGTAGCCGGTGTGGCAGTGGAGGATAAGCCAAATTCCGTGCTGGAAAACACCGGGGTGGCAGTGCCTGCATGAGCTGCCCCTGACGCGGCCGTGTAAGGACATGAAgggcatttacatttaactacatttaatattttgaaacattaaacattaaacattaacatggagggttttttgaaatgtttttatttgaaatcttTTTGAGATGCAGTATTTGAAGCTAATACATGCTCTTAGAAagttatgtctgtctgtgtgcatgtgtatatgtatatatatatatgtatgtatgtgtgtgtgtgtgtgtgtgtgtgtgtgtgtgtgtgtgtgtgtgtgtgtgtgtgtgtgtgtgtgtgtgtgtgtaaaatcaGTATATAGCAGTATATTTGACTTTGTTAGTAGGTAGGGTCGTGGAAGTAATGATGTTTAGCTGTGGTGTGGTAATTGGTATAGTAATTGGGACCTGTGAGgacctctccttccctttcgaccccccccccccccccccaggagcaGTACTTTGCCCTGCGGCCGGAGCTCAGGACCCGTAGCTACGGCGACATCAGCGAGCGGCTGGCGGTGCGGCGGCGGCTCAAGTGCCAGTCCTTCCGGTGGTACCTGGACAACGTCTACCCCGAGATGCAGGTGTCCGCCCAAAACAGCAAGGCGCAGCAGCCCGTCTTTGTCAACAAGGGCCTGCGCAGGCCCAAGGTGCTTCAGCGGGGAAGGGTAAGAGCTCCGCCCTCCTCTGCCCTCCTCACAGGGCCCAGTGCTCAGCCCCGCCCACTCACGACTGTCAAGCATAAACACCCCATCCACATCTGACTCAGTCATAAACATCTCGCCCACATGTGACTGTCAATCATAAATGCCCCGCCCACATATGACTGTCAGTCATTATCACCCCGCCCACATGGAACTGTCAATCATCaacaccccgccccccatcTGACGTCCCGACTCAATGAACAACATCTGCTGTCTGTTGAACATAGCTTGTGTTTTGTGACTCCAACTGGCTGGCCTTAGGAGAGTCTTCTTCCTTGTCCCTCTCACTTGCTGACTGTGAGGGCCCCCCCCAGGCCAAGGACAGTACCTTCATTTCACCACTAGGTGGAAAAACAGCTCCCTAACAATGTCTGCTCTTGTGCCTGATTCTCATGAATGATTGGGAATTGACCAGGCACCAAGGTGATGGAGTCAGCTCTCAAAAGAGTGGTGTTTATGTGGTGATTAAATGGtgtggaaaaacacaagcagtTCTTTACATTTGGCTTTATGCACTGAAGcaagtttgtgttgtgtttgtctcCTGTCTGATCAGCTCCTTCTGTTGTGTCTGGTACACTGTGCTCAGTACATTCAGTTTCTGTGAGCCTCTTGACTTTTTGTAACTCTACCATACTCGGATACATATTCAGCTCCTATTTATGCTTCTGCATAAAACactatgtatatttttacatttaatccaAAGTAATAGCTTCGCCTGGCAAAAGTCAAACCACCTTTCAATACAGGCAGTCATAACTGTGTATACTGcagtacattattgtcgtttagcagatgcttttatccagagtgactggcATATTAAAGTAAGTATGTagacttacgtaggttacagttttatccactCATACAGgtatctactgaggcaattgtgggttaagtacctcgcccaagggtacagtagcagtgcccctgtggggactgaaccagcaacctttcgtcTCCGAGCCCCACTCCTTACCAATACGCCACCGTGCTGCCCtactacactgcactgcattctCTCTCGAAACTTGCTCCATATTCAGAGCCAGTGAGGCCACTGCGGTGCAGTCCAGAGCATGCTTTGGGAAGGAGGAGTTTTCCTGAGCCGCGGTCGCTAATGACCCCTCAGGAACAGCTGCTCTTGGATTATCTGTCACATGTCTAAAGGCTTCTGCTCACCATTCATCCTCCAGCTCTCACGTGTCCACTTTGATGTGGACAGcgactgacctgggatcagctgcCCGGAGAGGGGGGTGGATTCCAGAAAAGCAGCTGTGTCTGGATCATCTGGGGTGATAATGGGGCATTTTAGAAGGCAAACTACACAGAGTCTAGTTTTTATCTTTCAGTAAACTGGAAGCATGAGtcaaccagcaggtggcagtgtggtgatGTGAATTGAATCGTGCATGTTTTATGTGGTCTTCTAAGCTTCTCCTGGACAAGGGAACCTGACAaataaacagtaacaataatagTAACTACTATAAAAACAAgattcagaaataaaaagtgGAAAATCGTCACGTCTATAAGTTTTAATTTTGACAATTTAACATGGCAGCACAGCTACATTTCAAAGTGTGTTGTAAACGCATCTCTCAGTTGTGTTCAGGTAGCCAGGACGTTGTGCCTGCCAATCACAGAACACGTGAGTCACATGAcactctttttcccctcccctcccctttctcatTGGCTGCAGCGTTTTGTGAGGTCAGTGGAGAGTTAGGGACTGCCTGTGTTCCATGTACACTGTTGGTCTGGAGAGGAAGAACTGTCTGAGAAGAATACCCAGAAGTGATTCTGACACCTGATATCTACTGAATTTTCCTCAGAGTAAATCATGGGAACAGATTAAAAGATGTTGAAAACAGTCGCTTTTGTTGTATGAGGTATTTCAGTCAAACAATGAACTCATTTAATGTTAGATGTATTTCAATTGCCAATGTTGTTTAGAAGAGGAAGAATAGTAAATTTGTATATGGAGGCCCTAAAGAGAGACTCTGTGACCAGATCTGCCTCGTTCTAGTTCTTGTAACTGGCTAGCGTCAAAGGGCCACAGTGTAGCAGGTAATAAAATGATCTTTCAAGGAGGAGTGGAATTATACCTGGAACACCAGGTGCGATGACGTTCTCTCCCAGTGAGGAGACGAGGCAGAGGGTGGACCAGCTGACCCTGAAGATGCTTAACATTGGAGCTCTATTCGGCTGGACTTTGTTACATGAAACCCATATGACAGAGTGTGTTCTTCAGATAGATTATAAAGATTCTGTATGTTTCCTATACAGTACAGATGGATTGACTTGTCAGGAAGTGAGGCGGGGGGAGTGGCTGTAAGCACAGTGATTTCCCACCCTGCCCCAGGGAACATGGCACACACCCTGGTCTCTGAGGTTGCCTATTCTCCCAGCATTGCATCGCTGGTGGTTTCACGTCTTTGACATGGTGTGTGGGAAATGTGTCTCAAGGAGAAAGGTTCAAGCAAAGGTGTTGCATTCATCTGAAACCCTTAAGTTAGGAAAGCAGACAGGTATTCATCtttaattatgtaaattaattaGCTGCTCAACGAGGCCTTGGACAACTGATTGAATTACGAATTAAACTTAATTGTGACAGCTGTACTGGATTATTTCAAGGGacaaataacaatgaaaatttaatgaatgaatgattagGCCACTTTATATGAGGGCAAACGCATATCTAACACATTTCGTTCACAGAGAATTTATAGAAGACGAAATGTAGAGATGTCAGATAAAGAGTATCTGGGAAACAGCTCAATGAAAAGCAAGATGGAGCACAAATGGACTGGGTGTGGTGAATGTGTCAACAAATCAGGCCACGAGTGATATGAATATGTCAGCCAATCGGGTGTAGCTGAATGAATGTGTCAGGCTGGGAGTAGGATGAATGAGCAAATGAATCAGACCGGGCATGGGAAATATGTCAGCAATTTGGTTTTGGGGTTTGATGAATGTTAATGAATCggctacatatatatatattacacatacagtaactaTGCATGTATTGATCGGATTCAGATGGCTGATATGAGTATTTCTAGTTCTTTTCCATTGCAGTgctggaaccaggctgactCATTAAGTTCATATCCAGGTCACAGTTTATTTTGCGGATACTGGGCCTCGGCCTGCAGTCTCATCAATTCCTATCGTTCAGTATGAGCACgatgtcatgtgacacagctCTGGTGACCTACAGCGTGGTGGAAAAGCAGCCGTGCCATGACCGGCTTTGGTTCCAGCTCTACCGTGGGTGAGGGGTGTTACTGACCTGTACAGATGCATCAGAGCTGCAGTGAGCCTGTTTGGCCTGTAGGTGTCTCTTAAGCAACAGCACTGTGGTCCACTCTGTTGCGAGGAGACTGTGTGTGGATCTGTCTTACTGATCCAGGATGCCTGCAGTAAGACAGCTTCAGTCACCTCTCtacagtgtttgtatgtgtatggatCTGTCTTACTGTTCTGGGATCTGTCTTAATGCCAGCAGCTGGCTCTTTGGAGAGTTTGaagcagtgtgtatgtgtatgcttatgtacttgagtgtgtgtgtgtgcatttgccaatgcatacacacacacacacacattcagacttGTTCAAGAAGGTAACGTTGTCTAAGCCAGTCCCTCTACGCTGGGTGTTATGGGTAGGGTTAGAGTTGGACGGTCAGCGTTTTCGGTCCCcgttttactgttttactcttctcccatcctcctctctctgctttctcagCTGCGGAACCTGCAGGCTGACAAGTGCTTGGTGGCGCAGGGCCGACCCAGCCAGAAAGGCGGCATCGTGGTGGTGAAGGAGTGTGACCCCAGCGACTCCGAGCAGGTATCTCCCAGCGGCTTACCCCCACCAATCCCAGACCCTGGCACATGCGTGCGTGCGAGCGAGAGTGTCACTTGATACTGCCATACATGAGTGAGAGCGTTAGCATCATTGGATACTGCCATACTTGAGCGAGAGCGTTAGCATCATTGGACACTGCCATACTTGAGCGAGAGCGTTAGCATCATTGGATACTGCCATACTTGAGCGAGAGCGTTAGCATCATTGGATACTGCCATACATGAGTGAGAGCGTTAGCATCACTGGATACTGCCATACTTGAGCGAGAGCGTTAGCATCATTGGACACTGCCATACATGAGCGAGAGCATTAGCATCATTGGACACTGCCATACATGAGCGAGAGCGTTAGCATCATTGGACACTGCCACTGTAGGCGGTGCGGTGCGGTGCGGTGCGCTGAGGGggaggtggg
The nucleotide sequence above comes from Megalops cyprinoides isolate fMegCyp1 chromosome 2, fMegCyp1.pri, whole genome shotgun sequence. Encoded proteins:
- the galnt11 gene encoding polypeptide N-acetylgalactosaminyltransferase 11 isoform X2 codes for the protein MGSVTLRYFCYGCLFTSVTWSVLLFLYFTLSQESQPPKHVPVSGVSSFSRQHRFQPRFTRSPNDGPREQPHRAAAQGRKQVDLSPEMGMIFNEQDQEIRDMGYHKHAFNVLISNRLGYHRDLPDTRNEKCKERAYPVALPSASVVICFFNEAFSALLRTVHSVLDRTPAYLLHEVILVDDNSELADLKEDLDAYVRQNLPGKVKLVRNQRREGLIRGRVIGASHATGEVLVFLDSHCEVNEMWLQPLLTPIKEDRRTVVCPVIDIISADTLIYSPSPIVRGGFNWGLHFKWDPVPLSELNSPDGAVAPIRSPTMAGGLFAMDRKYFNELGQYDSGMDIWGGENLEISFRIWMCGGQLLIIPCSRVGHIFRKRRPYGSPGGQDTMAHNSLRLAHVWMDEYKEQYFALRPELRTRSYGDISERLAVRRRLKCQSFRWYLDNVYPEMQVSAQNSKAQQPVFVNKGLRRPKVLQRGRVRAPPSSALLTGPSAQPRPLTTVKHKHPIHI
- the galnt11 gene encoding polypeptide N-acetylgalactosaminyltransferase 11 isoform X1, whose protein sequence is MGSVTLRYFCYGCLFTSVTWSVLLFLYFTLSQESQPPKHVPVSGVSSFSRQHRFQPRFTRSPNDGPREQPHRAAAQGRKQVDLSPEMGMIFNEQDQEIRDMGYHKHAFNVLISNRLGYHRDLPDTRNEKCKERAYPVALPSASVVICFFNEAFSALLRTVHSVLDRTPAYLLHEVILVDDNSELADLKEDLDAYVRQNLPGKVKLVRNQRREGLIRGRVIGASHATGEVLVFLDSHCEVNEMWLQPLLTPIKEDRRTVVCPVIDIISADTLIYSPSPIVRGGFNWGLHFKWDPVPLSELNSPDGAVAPIRSPTMAGGLFAMDRKYFNELGQYDSGMDIWGGENLEISFRIWMCGGQLLIIPCSRVGHIFRKRRPYGSPGGQDTMAHNSLRLAHVWMDEYKEQYFALRPELRTRSYGDISERLAVRRRLKCQSFRWYLDNVYPEMQVSAQNSKAQQPVFVNKGLRRPKVLQRGRLRNLQADKCLVAQGRPSQKGGIVVVKECDPSDSEQEWAYDEEHELTLAGLLCLDMSEIRSSDPPRLMKCHGSGGSQQWTLGKSNRLYQVSVGQCLAVVEALRHKGYVAMAICDGSLSQQWQMED